In Nitrospiria bacterium, the sequence GTTGATTATGATTTATTTTTCACCCCGTACGCAACCGAATCTAACGGTTCGGGGGTGGTCTTAGACAAAAAAGGCCATATTCTAACCAACCACCATGTCATCGCGGATGCCACTCAACTGGTGGTCACGTTATGGGATTCCAGTAAATGGGAGGGCACCCTAATCGGGAAGGACGAATCGACCGATTTGGGTATAATCCGAATTCAGGCTCCTCCCGATCGGCTTCGCCCCATTGACCTTGGAAATTCATCGGACATCAAGGTAGGACAAAAAGTTTTAGCCATCGGAAACCCGTTTGGTTTGGAGCAAACCCTCACGACCGGAATTATCAGTTCAATCCGTCGGTTTCTAAAAATAAACGATGTGGAGATGGAGAATGTCATTCAAACGGATGCAGCCATTAACCCTGGAAATTCCGGGGGCCCCCTTTTGGATTCTGAAGGAAAAATGATCGGGATCAACACCGCCATTTTTACCCCCTCAGGTGGAAACGTAGGCGTCGGGTTTTCCGTACCTGTGGATACCGTCAAATGGGTGGTTCAGGATCTGATGCGTCTGGGGTATGTGGCGTATGCCTGGCTTGGAATTGAAATGCAAACCCTTACCCCCGAGTATTCACAAGCGTTAAAATTTCCTGTGAAACAAGGAGTCCTGGTGGGACGAA encodes:
- a CDS encoding trypsin-like peptidase domain-containing protein; translated protein: MKNSFTFFKIFLMVGWLYWIPIMGTAKTFDAEETVNISVYEKTHNSVVNITTVVVDYDLFFTPYATESNGSGVVLDKKGHILTNHHVIADATQLVVTLWDSSKWEGTLIGKDESTDLGIIRIQAPPDRLRPIDLGNSSDIKVGQKVLAIGNPFGLEQTLTTGIISSIRRFLKINDVEMENVIQTDAAINPGNSGGPLLDSEGKMIGINTAIFTPSGGNVGVGFSVPVDTVKWVVQDLMRLGYVAYAWLGIEMQTLTPEYSQALKFPVKQGVLVGRMVRGGPADQAGIKGGSFRVVVGNTRLIIGGDIIIAADGQSMISRDDLVRFLKGKKPGDRIPLTIVRDNKKRTIQLTLGEKPRQ